A portion of the Krasilnikovia cinnamomea genome contains these proteins:
- a CDS encoding NAD(P)/FAD-dependent oxidoreductase: protein MTTNEPASGTSADAIVVGGGPAGLSAALYLARYNRTVLVFDTGHGRSTHHQKNRNYLGFPDGIATIGLRELARQQLAPYEQIKIVHHVISRISGDGESGFTAQGQGDHRWHARVVVLATGVLDHFPHFPGWESYVGRSMFWCITCDGYENRGRSILVVGHTDAAAGEAMQLHSLTDRVQLLTNSHADEISPKFRKRLDNANIPVIDDHIHEVEGDDGMMTAVNTRGGLRIELDSLFSIQGATPETKLAQQLGVRLAPSGWIDVDTEQKTSVPGVYAAGDVTALHSHQVTAAVHEGAQAASAANYFLYPPELKAD from the coding sequence GTGACCACCAACGAGCCCGCCTCCGGAACCAGCGCGGACGCGATCGTCGTCGGCGGCGGCCCGGCCGGACTGTCGGCCGCGCTCTATCTGGCCCGCTACAACCGCACCGTGCTGGTGTTCGACACCGGGCACGGGCGGTCCACCCATCATCAGAAGAACCGCAACTACCTCGGTTTTCCCGACGGCATCGCCACGATCGGCCTGCGCGAACTGGCCCGTCAGCAGCTCGCGCCGTACGAGCAGATCAAGATCGTGCACCACGTGATCAGCCGGATCAGCGGCGACGGCGAGTCCGGTTTCACCGCGCAGGGCCAGGGTGACCACCGCTGGCACGCTCGGGTGGTCGTGCTGGCCACCGGCGTACTCGACCACTTCCCGCACTTCCCCGGCTGGGAGTCGTACGTCGGCCGGAGCATGTTCTGGTGCATCACCTGCGACGGCTACGAGAACCGCGGGCGCAGCATCCTGGTCGTCGGGCACACCGACGCCGCCGCCGGTGAGGCGATGCAGCTGCACAGCCTGACCGACCGGGTCCAGCTGCTGACCAACAGCCACGCCGACGAGATCAGCCCCAAGTTCCGCAAGCGGCTCGACAACGCGAACATCCCGGTGATCGACGACCACATCCACGAGGTCGAGGGCGACGACGGGATGATGACCGCGGTCAACACTCGCGGCGGCCTGCGCATCGAGCTGGACTCGCTGTTCAGCATCCAGGGCGCGACCCCGGAGACGAAACTCGCCCAGCAGCTCGGCGTACGCCTCGCCCCCAGCGGCTGGATCGACGTCGACACGGAACAGAAGACCTCGGTGCCCGGCGTGTACGCCGCGGGCGACGTCACCGCCCTGCACTCGCACCAGGTCACCGCGGCCGTGCACGAGGGCGCCCAGGCGGCCTCGGCCGCCAACTACTTCCTGTACCCACCCGAGCTCAAGGCTGACTGA
- a CDS encoding UBP-type zinc finger domain-containing protein: protein MSTWIVVGDAEGNPTGKSCTHLEGLGEVTPSTSYGCEDCLREGTRWVHLRECLNCGHVGCCDNSPRRHATAHWRRTQHALVRSMEPGEDWGWCYPDSLFLLPEELA from the coding sequence ATGAGCACGTGGATCGTGGTCGGGGATGCCGAGGGCAACCCGACCGGCAAGTCCTGCACGCACCTGGAGGGCCTGGGCGAGGTCACGCCCAGCACCAGCTACGGCTGCGAGGACTGCCTGCGTGAGGGCACCCGCTGGGTGCATCTGCGCGAATGTCTGAACTGCGGCCACGTCGGCTGCTGCGACAACTCGCCGCGCCGGCACGCCACCGCGCACTGGCGCAGGACCCAGCACGCGCTGGTCCGCTCCATGGAGCCGGGCGAGGACTGGGGCTGGTGCTACCCCGACTCGCTGTTCCTGCTTCCGGAGGAGCTCGCGTGA
- a CDS encoding peroxidase family protein, with translation MTATASERRTVRDHCLAPGRLVDAPSAGARYGRLFPGLDPLAADPDALYAAGTPGGICDASHFPTRGMLSGHSADDANEAAGWPFFGQFVAHDITADRSPVGVRADVVALRNARSPRLNLEMVHAEGPVGTPFLYDAQDTAKLLTSADGFDLPRNWQGTALIGDPRNDVHTFVAHLHLAFLHAHNRLVDRLREDGVGEDDLFDEARRSLTWHYQWIVVHDFLPRLVGPELVREILDDGARYFSPGVGEAYIPLEFADAAYRYGHGQIRHRYRMQPDGTFYPLFPDLFGHGPIPPEHRLDWAQVFDLPGEPPAQRAKRLDGGLPASLIALPREVTGDVPVDAYRSLAVRDLLRGQATALPAGEAVAELLGEKPLSREEAGPEWGGATPLWLYVLKEAQHRARGDRLGPVGGRIVAEVLIGLLRADADAYLTVDPDWRPTLPSAGPDFTLVDLLMLGRAPGA, from the coding sequence GTGACGGCAACCGCGTCCGAGCGCCGTACCGTCCGCGACCACTGCCTCGCCCCGGGACGCCTGGTCGACGCGCCGTCCGCGGGCGCCCGCTACGGGCGGCTCTTCCCGGGTCTAGACCCGCTGGCCGCCGACCCGGACGCCCTGTACGCGGCGGGCACCCCCGGCGGCATCTGCGACGCCTCGCACTTCCCGACCCGGGGGATGCTCAGCGGACACTCCGCCGACGACGCCAACGAGGCGGCCGGCTGGCCGTTCTTCGGGCAGTTCGTCGCGCACGACATCACCGCGGACCGGTCGCCGGTCGGGGTGCGGGCCGACGTGGTCGCGCTGCGCAACGCCCGCTCACCCCGGCTGAACCTGGAGATGGTGCACGCCGAGGGCCCGGTCGGCACGCCGTTCCTGTACGACGCCCAGGACACGGCCAAGCTGCTCACCAGCGCCGACGGCTTCGACCTGCCGCGCAACTGGCAGGGCACCGCGCTGATCGGCGACCCGCGCAACGATGTGCACACGTTCGTCGCCCACCTGCACCTGGCGTTCCTGCACGCGCACAACCGGCTGGTGGACCGGCTGCGTGAGGACGGGGTCGGCGAGGACGATCTCTTCGACGAGGCGCGGCGCTCCCTGACGTGGCACTACCAGTGGATCGTGGTGCACGACTTCCTGCCCCGGCTGGTCGGGCCCGAGCTGGTCCGCGAGATCCTCGACGACGGCGCGCGCTACTTCTCGCCGGGCGTGGGGGAGGCGTACATCCCGCTGGAGTTCGCCGACGCGGCCTACCGCTACGGCCACGGCCAGATCCGGCACCGCTACCGGATGCAGCCCGACGGGACCTTCTACCCGCTGTTCCCCGACCTGTTCGGGCACGGGCCGATCCCGCCCGAGCACCGGCTGGACTGGGCGCAGGTGTTCGACCTGCCCGGCGAGCCGCCCGCGCAGCGCGCCAAGCGCCTCGACGGTGGGTTGCCGGCCAGCCTGATCGCCCTGCCCCGCGAGGTGACCGGCGACGTGCCGGTGGACGCGTACCGCTCGCTGGCGGTCCGTGACCTGCTGCGCGGGCAGGCCACCGCGCTGCCCGCCGGTGAGGCGGTCGCCGAGCTGCTCGGCGAGAAGCCGCTGAGCCGCGAGGAGGCCGGGCCAGAGTGGGGTGGCGCCACCCCACTCTGGCTGTACGTGCTCAAGGAGGCCCAGCACCGGGCCCGTGGGGACCGGCTCGGGCCGGTCGGCGGCCGGATCGTGGCCGAGGTCCTCATCGGACTGCTGCGCGCCGACGCCGACGCCTACCTGACCGTCGACCCGGACTGGCGTCCGACGCTGCCCAGCGCCGGACCGGACTTCACCCTGGTGGATCTGCTGATGCTCGGCCGCGCACCCGGCGCCTGA
- a CDS encoding AGE family epimerase/isomerase, producing MTEDMRFPFMDTIAGSVTEYDRGKGVFGLRTIDGRRFDVRLSDGMSAELLRNLDEPYADASGHVDDMLTPGRTLFAYGVFYPEGGAYNYVAKRLVFMGRGVEDFNFERPNWWVDQIDSLAGFYRKAQFGHGPIDYKNYRTNIRLGGEKTDSHVQETDTISRMVYGMASAYMLTGNDEYLEIAEKGTEYLRDHMRFVDTDADVVYWYHGIKLEGDYERKLFTSEFDDDYDAVPMYEQIYALAGPTQTFRVTGDPRISDDADATLRLFEKYYRDTAGGGYYSHIDPVLLSPHHESLKFNKSRKNWNSVGDHAPAYLINLLLATGEQRHAEMLERTFDTIVDHFPDYEVSPFVNERFFHDWTHDLGHTWQQNRAVVGHNLKIAWNLMRMHAVKPKDSYRGLAEKIAEIMPAKGSDQQRGGWYDVVERVLQPGEEWHRFAWHDRKAWWQQEQAILAYLILFGSIGGEANQAQARQAEGFYNTFFLDHDEGAVYFNVLASGMPYLLGTERLKGSHSMSMYHSAELCYLSAVYTNLLITKQPLDLWFKPRPDANRTLRVAPDLLPEGRVRLTDVEIDGKPWETFDPIAMTVDLPESQSSLTVKVRLTPTA from the coding sequence ATGACCGAAGACATGCGCTTTCCATTCATGGACACCATTGCGGGAAGCGTGACCGAATACGACCGGGGGAAGGGGGTCTTCGGGCTGCGGACCATCGACGGCCGGCGCTTCGACGTACGGCTGTCCGACGGGATGTCCGCCGAGCTCCTGCGCAACCTCGACGAGCCGTACGCGGACGCCAGCGGGCACGTGGACGACATGCTCACGCCCGGTCGGACGCTGTTCGCCTACGGCGTGTTCTACCCCGAGGGCGGCGCGTACAACTACGTGGCCAAGCGGCTGGTCTTCATGGGTCGCGGCGTCGAGGACTTCAACTTCGAGCGGCCGAACTGGTGGGTCGACCAGATCGACTCCCTGGCCGGCTTCTACCGCAAGGCGCAGTTCGGTCACGGCCCCATCGACTACAAGAACTACCGGACCAACATCCGGCTCGGTGGCGAGAAGACCGACAGCCACGTGCAGGAGACCGACACCATTTCCCGAATGGTGTACGGAATGGCGTCGGCGTACATGCTGACCGGCAACGACGAATACCTCGAGATCGCCGAGAAGGGCACCGAGTACCTGCGCGACCACATGCGCTTCGTGGACACCGACGCGGACGTCGTCTACTGGTACCACGGGATCAAGCTCGAGGGTGACTACGAGCGCAAGCTGTTCACCTCGGAGTTCGACGACGACTACGACGCCGTCCCGATGTACGAGCAGATCTACGCGCTGGCCGGGCCGACCCAGACGTTCCGGGTCACCGGCGACCCGCGGATCTCCGACGACGCGGACGCAACGCTGCGGCTGTTCGAGAAGTACTACCGGGACACGGCGGGCGGCGGCTACTACTCGCACATCGACCCGGTGCTGCTCAGCCCGCACCACGAGTCGCTGAAGTTCAACAAGTCCCGCAAGAACTGGAACTCGGTCGGCGACCACGCCCCCGCGTACCTGATCAACCTGTTGCTGGCCACCGGCGAGCAGCGGCATGCGGAGATGCTGGAGCGCACGTTCGACACGATCGTGGACCACTTCCCGGACTACGAGGTCAGCCCGTTCGTCAACGAGCGGTTCTTCCACGACTGGACGCACGACCTCGGCCACACCTGGCAGCAGAACCGGGCGGTGGTCGGCCACAACCTGAAGATCGCGTGGAACCTCATGCGCATGCACGCGGTCAAGCCCAAGGACAGCTACCGCGGGCTGGCCGAGAAGATCGCGGAGATCATGCCGGCCAAGGGGTCCGACCAGCAGCGCGGCGGCTGGTACGACGTGGTCGAGCGGGTGCTGCAGCCGGGCGAGGAGTGGCACCGGTTCGCCTGGCACGACCGCAAGGCGTGGTGGCAGCAGGAGCAGGCCATCCTCGCGTACCTGATCCTGTTCGGCTCGATCGGCGGCGAGGCCAACCAGGCCCAGGCGCGGCAGGCGGAGGGCTTCTACAACACCTTCTTCCTGGACCACGACGAGGGCGCGGTCTACTTCAACGTGCTGGCCAGCGGCATGCCGTACCTGCTGGGCACGGAGCGGCTCAAGGGCAGCCACTCGATGAGCATGTACCACTCGGCGGAGCTGTGCTACCTCAGCGCCGTCTACACCAACCTGCTGATCACCAAGCAGCCGCTGGACCTGTGGTTCAAGCCGCGGCCGGACGCGAACCGTACGCTGCGGGTCGCGCCCGACCTGCTGCCCGAGGGCCGGGTCCGGCTCACCGACGTCGAGATCGACGGCAAGCCGTGGGAGACCTTCGACCCGATCGCGATGACCGTCGACCTGCCGGAGTCGCAGAGCTCGCTCACCGTCAAGGTCCGGCTCACCCCGACCGCCTAA
- a CDS encoding STAS domain-containing protein, whose protein sequence is MHITKDSVSDVTVARIVGTLDGGYAQEVHDGIVEILLDRQPVLLDFSGVPHVSQDGLRTMLAIYRQAQALDGKVCVVGVSGDLHLALRATGFLRFFLVADDVEGGVAVLQDAADDSNQKIEEKVAS, encoded by the coding sequence ATGCACATCACCAAGGACAGCGTCAGCGACGTCACCGTGGCCCGCATCGTCGGGACGCTGGACGGCGGGTACGCGCAAGAAGTGCACGACGGCATCGTGGAGATCCTGCTGGACCGGCAGCCGGTCCTGCTCGACTTCTCCGGGGTTCCGCACGTCTCGCAGGACGGCCTGCGCACCATGCTGGCGATCTACCGCCAGGCACAGGCGCTGGACGGCAAGGTCTGCGTCGTCGGGGTCTCCGGCGACCTGCACCTGGCCCTGCGGGCGACCGGCTTCCTCCGCTTCTTCCTCGTCGCCGACGACGTGGAAGGCGGAGTGGCGGTCCTGCAGGACGCCGCCGACGACAGCAACCAGAAGATCGAAGAGAAGGTGGCTTCATGA